The genomic region TACTTCTTTTGCATGGCTCTACAGGGGTAAGATAGAGGCGGCTCCAGTCAGCAAGGCACCATGGCACAGCGTCCAACGCTCAGCTCATAAACCTACCCTTACCACCCCTCAGCTGAAGCGGTTGTAACtcttttattcccccccccccataccccctCAGAAATTTAATTAGTGGCTTAATGACAGACAAGACTCTGTTTGTACACAGCAGGGTCCTATAAAGCCATGCAGCATGCAGAAGGGAAGCGCCGTAAAGAAATGCAGCTTGTGCTAATGTGGCCTCTGTCATTTTTGACTGCTCCCTTTGGGCCAACAAGAGCAAGTGGTTGCTAGGTTTATGTGCTGTGTATGTAGTCCATATAACACAGAGAACTACATTAGACACTGCACTCTGAGGAACAGAGACTTCTGAGTCATGGCAATAAAATTCATGGGATATATGTCAGAGAACCAGGCAGTAAATGACCTTCTTCTTGGTGTTAGACTGTGATatcatgtctgtcaaagtgtgtcagcttagccatttcaaaacctatcCTTCAAAACCACAGTGTTTGCAGCGACCATCCAGTATACGTGCGTTTGCTGACTCGGCCACTAGAACGTTATGTTcgactaatcaatacctcatcaaatttaattaatgaaattaaattttACAAATACAAGAAATGgctgggtgcccctgaggagaggtttgggaactgaagtggcaTTTCCTCTAAGCTGGCAAGATACCAGGAACTATTTGTGAAACAGAAAAAATTCTTGTTGTTTTTTGTTATTGTGTTACtgatcatttgcatttattctaacgcatatttgcaaaaaactatTTAACTCTTACTATAGGTAAATTGTTTTAGACctttaagacttttgcacagtactgtatgctaCGAGGACGGCAATGGCGTTGTGTACGTATGGGTGCTGTGATGGCATGGGCTGAGACATAGTGGGCCACCTGGGCGACAGGTTGTCCTTCTTCAAGATGTTGAGGTGGAACAGGGATGGCGCCAGGCACACAGCGATATTCATGGGCGTCATCTGGTTCTCCTCTACAGACGAGGTGACATCGCTCAGGAAGCACAGGAGGGTCTGGAGCACCTCCCGGTTCTCGTCTGACATAAGCATGATGGCGGCCTGCACGGCCTGCAGTCTCTGCTCCTTGGGGACATCTGAGGTGTGGTGCGGgtcgagggggagggggggtggtggaataAGGTGGGCCAATAGGAGAGGTACAACAAAAAGAAAGCATTAATGGGCAGGACTGGAAACGTAGGGATGAGTTCTGCTCAAAGTCATCAGCATGGACATCCGGTGCCTCTCATCACCTCATGAGTAAAAGTCAACATCACGCTGACTGCATGGCTGCCGCTGCTGACTTTGTTAAAGAACCATGACAGATTGCCCGCAGGGATAATGCGCAGAATTAAAGGCAGGGTGTTGACTGACAGAAGGTAATGAAACAGTGCAGTTCTACATCCCTAAATTAAAACTCAATAAAGATGCATTTCAAGACCTATCGAGACTTCAAGATCTGTCTCCTCATCCTTCAGCAAATGTTTGTGTTTCTACTATTTTATGTGTCAGCATAAGTTTGTTATGGAAATggtgaaatgtattttttgtcAGTTTCTGTGCATCTTGTAAGGGTCTTGCGAATTCACTTTTGGATGCTGGCGTGTTCCTACAGTAAGTGCCCGTGTGAGAACCACAGGTGTGCGTATGTGTTTGCGATTAGACAGCATtgcacatgagtgtgtgtgagtcacTCTTACATTGGTAAATGTGCAGGAAGGTCTCCCCCAGTTTGCTGGTGAGCAGGGGTTCAGGCAAGTCTCTGAAGAACTGCTTCACCATGTCTGCCACATCGTAGGCCGACTGGTCTTCATAGTTCACGTCTTCGGGGGAGCTTTCGTTCATCTGCCGGAGGGCCTGGATCCTGGACTTGACTCCTGACTTGCGGAAGAGACCCACCTGGAGTGGGAATGAAGCTAATTCTTTGGCTTTGGTCTTTTGTTACATGTTGTCCACAGCCTGCTGTTCCACAGCAATTCATATACTGTAGACTCACGCACCATGTGTGATGGACCCAAGTTTCTTACCTGGTCTAGGCACTGGCTCCTCAGGTACTGCAGGGCCTGCTGCAGACCCACAGGCAGGGGCTGGCCAAAGCGCTGGACGTGGATGATCAAGGGGACACCGAAGACATTCTTGTCCTTGTAATCCGGCACCTTCATTCTCTTCATGAACTTTGGAACTGACCTGAGAATGACCACCCAACTAGTTAGTCAGGGAGAAACCCACGCTCTACACTCTCATGCACATGTAGTGCTACTTGGGGAGTGTTACGCAGAGATGCTAGACTTTGATAGTGGTCCAACTGTCTCTTGGAGCCAACCGACTCATGACAAGTGTGATGagataagaagaagaagagttTAGCTCTGAACTCTCCCTCCAAACATATATCCCTCAAATCTCCACAAGAAATCACCTTTGCAGGGGACATTCCATACTTCACAAATGATAAACTGCTCTATTATCATACAAAAAAATCATGAAAACATACTTTCAACATATCTGGATACTATGAATTAATCATATACCTAAAATcttaaatgaaacatttttgGTTTTAAGATCAACAACTTTCCAACCCGTATTATATATTTCGGAGGACAATACCTTATCATAGATAACTGAAGCCCAGAGAACACACTTTGCTATCCCTAGTACCGTAATCTCCAACTCACCAGGTCCAGCCATGCTTGTTGGACATGGAGTACTTCTCCATGATGGCGGTGAGGCGTAGCAGAGAGAACTTCTGCAGCAGGCTCAGCTGGGCAGCTGATTGGTTGGTGATCTGGAACGATGCCACGGTGCGGCTGATGCGATGGGAGATCTGGAAACTGGGCCACCTCAGGCTGCATACGGGGAAGAAGCCACGTCAAGTCTCAGGTCTGATATCAGCGGATGAGAAAATCAGTCAAGCCTGAACTTCAATTTATCCTGAAAGGGCATGAACATGCAATATTGCTTAAACACATTAAGATGATGTATAATAGTAGCACAGTTTAGTATATTGTGTTTTGAATTGCCCATTTCAAATACAGGCAGTTCCCAAGTTAAGAACAAGATCcgttccctaagtctgtctttaagtcaatTATGTACATTATGAAAAATaagcacaaaataataatagagTAATTATAAAAGTAATTGCACCCCAAGCCAAGGAACTGCTGTAGCAGTGCAATGATTTCACGAGCATCACAAAGTAGTGTGTCTGTTTGTTATTAAGAACTATTGTAATTAACCCCAATTTTAAATAgaataggctttatggcagtcctTTCGTAAGAAGGACTTTTCCGTAAGTCGGTTGTTTTTAAGTTGGGGGTATATGGCTGTAAAGTTCCCCTAAAAAGTACTGGAAGCAAAGATAGATGCTTCTTACTAATGGACAGCTGATATATATCTTGTGCTCACAGACATTCACTGCCACCCCCAAGCAGAATCTCACCGATTGGGTCTGGTGAGAGAAGCCCCGACCCCAGAGTCTCGCCTCTCCCGCATCCCAGAGGAGTCTGTGTCGTTGATGGACACCCCGTCCTTCCCCCTGTCGCTGGGTGTCATCTGGCCCACCAGAACCGAGTTCCCCTCGAAGTCCAACACGATGGGGAAGGTGGGATGTGGAGCCTGGCCCCCACCACCTCCCTCGGGGAGCACATTCTGTGACCAGTGGTCTACCAGCTGCTGAAGACCACTAACGTGTTGCAGGATGTCATCCAGGTGAGGGAACAGGTCCTCCTTCTCCAAGTCTATGAGGTCACCAGTGCTGGCGTATAGGTGCGATCCTGGGACGTTGTCATAGATGCTAACGCGACTGCCGCGAGAGTAGCGCTGGGTGACGGGCCGCGGCTCCTGGGTGGCCACGCCGCTAACTAAAGCTCCGTGGGTGGGGGACAGGCTCTCGATGGACAGTGCTTTGGGGAAGGTTCCTGGCTTGTGATCCTTTGGGATGTGCACCACCAGGTCCTCGTAGGAGCGGAACTCATTCCTACGGTTCTGCTCGGCCACCTTCTTCGCGTGGGCACCCGTGAAGACGTCCACGTCCTCCAGGTACATGCCGCCGCGCTTGTGGTTCCTCGCCCAGTGGTCCGTCACGCTGGGTGTGCTAACATCGCTGCCACCTGATTGGCTGCCGCCATCACTTCCTGACTGGGAGGCGGGGCCTCGACAGGTGGGCGGGGCCGACAGCTCTGAAGGACTGGTGTCACCGTTGGCGATATCTCTGCAAGGCAGCGTCAGCAGAGCCTGTGGCTCCTGCTGCAAAATCGGGGCGCTGATGGCCAATGATCTGCGTTCACGGACCCCAGGGCCCCGTGAGCGCAGAAGTTCCATGCGTCGTAGGAAGTCCTTCGCCCGCACTCGCCCATGCCTCCCGCCCTTTGTCGGCAGTGAACCATACAGTGGGACGACTCGGTGTGGGGGTGCCGGAGGGGGCAGGCTGAGGGACGTGTAGTCCGGCATGGCGGCCGAGTCGGAGCAGGTGCGGCGGGAGACCTCAGATGGcccgctgcccccactgccctCGCTGTGCAGGGATGAGTCCTCGGGCTCGCTCAAGTCCGTCAGCACACTCTCGCTGCTGGTGGTGTTCCTCAGGGCCAGGCCAGCCGGGCTTGACCCCCCGACACCGCCCAGGAGACAGTCAAAATCCTGCAGCCTGGACCATCGCCGGCTGCTCTGCTCGAAGGTCCATCGGTCACTGATCGCAAGCAGGTCGTCCTCATCTGAGTCTTCACTCTATAAAAGAACAGAGAACTGGTCACAGCCGCAATAAACGTGCATTTTTACACAGCGCCGCGGCCTCAAGATACCAAAGTCGTGGGTTTCATATCCACCCCCGGCTCTGTGTGTGCTGGACAGGCAGCTTGCAccttatttttgcatttgtgtGCCCGGTGATCAACAAGCTTTCCATTCATGGTGGGGCCTGGGGGCTGAGGATGGGATGCCATGAAACAAagacatttacacacacacacacacacacacacactacgagTGATTAAGAGACACCAGTTTACAAAACTGCAGGAGAAATCCCACACCACACGGGCGAAACATGCACATTCGTCTCACGCAGAGCTAGAACGTGATTCTGAGGTAAACggtaacagtgctacccactaagCACTATGGcgtaaaaaaagagaaaaaaagcatACTAATTGATATTTTGTTAAAAAAGGTGTAATCGATATTAAAACacgcatacatatacacaccaaGTGTAAAAATTGCtacagagacaggaaaggtAACCTTTTCAGACAAGAAACTGGGACAAAATCCTGCTGGCATGCACTACAGCTCTGGTGTTGGGGACTCACTCCAAATCCCGCTTCCAGGATGTAAAACACTCGAGAACGAGAAGTGAACAGCTGAGAAGCAGTTTAGGCATTTACTGGCAGACATTCGGTCCCAGTGAcaacacaggaaaaattacACAGAAGCATTGACAAGAATCTTGGATTATGCAACAGCCAACAAACAAGCTAGCTGAATTTCACctataagtgtttttttttttcaaaataaaagatgAGAAATATGCACAGCCATACTCATGCCGGTGGCAAATCTTGAAAAAATCCCCCAAAGCGAGCAGGACAAGACGATGAAAAGAAGATCTGATTCCACTTATGGGTGTAGTGAAATCTGTCAGGAGCCGGAAGGATGTAGGACTTCAGCCCTATAGACGTGCGTGATACCGCAGGTACTGAGTAAGACTGTAAGCCCTGGATGATTAAACACTCCTTTTCAGGAAACTGGTAGTTCCTACTGCTCTGGTGTCATCGTTCAAAGCTGGAGATCTAAAATCCATAGGGTGTGATGGGACGGCTGTcacaacacacaaacaaaacatgCAACTAACCAGTCCTGATAAAATACATGCAGTTCAAACCGTGTACAATACATATTCATACCTGGAGAGATCAAACAGAAATCCATATGGCACCTACTTTTTTTTTGGGAAGGTTGACATCAAGTTTCATAGAGGCACACTTGTTCAAGGTGTTGAGTCTCCTGGAAGACAAAAGATTCCCATTCAGCTTTCCCATCTCCCCCAGTACTGACCAGCGGCTAAGAtacccagccccaccccacgAGCCAGCTGGGTCTGGCTAATGTGGCCTGACTCCCCTAAACGGAGCCCCTAAAACCTAATTAGGTCATCTAATAAGCGAGCCCTGGACTGTCTCTTCGTCCCCAGAATTAAATTGGCTGCGAGTGCTTGGTGCAGCAggggcctgggggagggggggggtggacccTTTGCAGTGGCCCCCAGTGATTTGGTGATTTGGTGGGGGTGGTTCCCCGATTGCCGCAGTCAGCGGATGGTTGGATGTTCTCTGCCCCCGGAGATCATCCCTTAAGCAGCCTGATGCACCCTTAAGGAGGAGGATCTTGTTCTGTTTCTGGTGGCTGGGCATCAGTTATAAACACGCAAACCAGCTCACCAGTCCTACACAAAGGCAGGTAGGTTAGGCTGCGGCCCAGCGCCGCCCGTGTCGCGCGGGTGTACAAACACCCCACATTCAGAAGCGTTCCCAGGCATACCTTCTCGATTAACTTAGTCCGTTTCAGATGCTCATCTTTATTAAAGTTCCATAAAGCCCCTGCAAATAACAATGGTGCCTTATAATATTTCCCATAAACCAACATCATGGGAGCCAGtggagtaggggggggggggatcacagGATTGTGGGAGAGCTGGGACTGGGTGGTAATCATGGAAAATCTACTAgaaacagtgtgtgtctgtgtgtgtgtgtgtgagagagagggagagagggagatagTGAGAGGACAGTAGTACCTAAGGAGAGATAATGAAAACATTAAGTTTTAATTACACACAAGGCAACCACGACTTGACAGAGAATGGGATCATTTGTGGGAATGAGGATTTTCATTCTGTAACGCTTCCAGGGCTATTGCGCGACTTGCCAGCAGCTACTCTTATATAATGTAGCTTTCCTAGTAAAGCTTTTCCAgtgttgtgttttatttatttgttagtGACTAACCCAGCTTACAGTTTACGTGCTTTATTAAGGTCCAGTGAATCGCTTCACATCAGCAGATGAGGCACAACCCAGCAGCTTCCCGCTTAGAAGGTAACGCTCCAAGCTACCGAAACACACAGAAGCTGTGGCTGGACCAAAAGTAGCCTTTGTCAACAGGTACCTTGTATACCCCAAACTGTGGGGGCACAACAGTGAACAAAGGAGGTTCAGAGAGGCTGCAGCTATGATCTCAGATGAGGGGAACAGTTCCCAGGAGGCCTTGTGTCCGTCTAAAGAGAAACACGAAAATAGGCGGAGCAAAGCAAGAGAGGGTTGGTGGCCACGCCCCAGATGCCGCGATTGTCCGTCACGGCGCAAGATCGGAATTCAGATTAGTTTTTCAATGCAGCGCGCAGTGTCTGGAGTCTTGTGACgcatgtgtcccccccccaccatttccTGTCTCTATGGCGACCTGAGCTGGGAAAAAGCTGTTTTCAGTTCAGTTTGTGAATGACTTGCCAGGGTAGACTGGGGAGGGAAGAAAGAGAGCAGGGTTGAACTGCAAAGGCGGCCCGAAAGCACTGCACGTTCTCTGTGTTCCTCTTAACGTGCCCCCGGTCCTGTAGTGATGGCTCCGACCTACAGCGGGGGGgaagatgggggtgggggtagggggggcTGTTCCACACCGCCGGAAGTGCTGCCAACGACAACGGCGTCCTGTTAACAGCAGCTAGTTAAGAAAAGGCTTGGATTAACAGCCAGGATTGTTCCCTTTGGGTCCAGGCCAATGCAAGCAGGACAGATGGCCGGTGCTATGAAGGGGAGAGGGGCAAATCCATGATTACCCTAAAGCTGGAACGGTTCCCAAatttaatctgcatttttaaaaagccaAGCGGGGGTGTGAGTGATATTCTGCCCTGTGACGGAGAACACCTCCTTCTCTACTGACACAGCGAGAGGTGAGTCCTGCTTCTCAGATGGGACCCGCCCCTTCGTGCAGAGGACTTGTATGCCAGCCCCCCTGATCCTAACTGTTTTTGCCCCCCCGGATTCCCATACATTATCTACAAAGAGATGCACCAAACCAAGGCCTATTCAAAAGCTAATGATAAATAAATTGCATGGTGGACTGGGGGCATTAGGGGTGGCCAGTCATGTcctagaaccccccccccccggagacaAGACGCCAAACGGATTCCTTACCGGCAGAGAGGCTCCACGAGGTCCTTCTCCAGAAAGTCATGGTCCTTCTTCACAGCCGAAATGTCAATCGGAAACTGAGAGTCTGCTGGGAAGTAAGAATGGCTCAGCACTCCTTTCAGTGAATGAAACACTGTAAATTTTTGTAGACGAAGTTCTGCCCATAATCCCCCGCTACCCCGTCCATTTTTGGTGACTTGCGCATCCAATTAGTGTGGAGGTGGcacaggggggcagggggcaggggACATCCTGGGCGGAGCGCCGCCGCTTCGTAAGGAAGTCGCTCAAACACACTCGTACGCGAGGGGCTATTCAGAGCCACTAATTCACTGGAACCGCATTTCTATAGCCTGTAGGTGGAAAGCACAGTTCCCAGTGGAAACCTCAGTGCCACCACTGCTTTGATGAATTTCACTGGACATGAAAAGACCAATATCATAAATGAAAGACACCAGATTAGACATTCCCCTTTAACAGTAAACAGCCATGTCCATTGTGGACCCTTTGCCGTGGGCAGATGAGGCGAGACACATCAGAGCTGCCTGATCCGCAGCCCTCAAcgtgctgattggctgggacACCATTCCAACCTGGTCATGTGATACTAAGCGGCCTTCACAAACCTCTCAGCCTCCCCATGCTGTGATAACAGCTGCGGAGGTAAACGCCGGCATTACTGGTGACTGCACCTTACTTTTTTAAATCGTTCTTATGTAGCTCTCACAAAACCTGGGAGGTCTGTGACAGACACGGCACAAATCCTGGGTTTGatttggggggggttctgtttgTTGCACTACAAATCCTTAAAGTAAAGTAAATGTTTAATATACAGGCAGTACAATCCGTTCTGTGAAAATGGGAGGCAGCAGCTAAGGTTCCTGTGAGTGTAATGGTGCCCCTCCTCACGCGTATCTTGGGATGTCCTACATGACGGTTCTGCACAGCTCCCCATGCAGCACAGCCAGAGACATTTGTGGCGAGCTCACACTTCAAACagctgggtggggggcgggggtgggaagccagtgttttttttttaccatgatAACAGAGGCTTTTTCCCATGACCTCGCTTCTTTTACTCCGCCAGGATGTGTTTGGGTAGTAACTCTACCCTGGAATTACCCAGGCCCAAATCCACCAGAGATTGTTCACTCTCGCTTACCCCGGTTTTGAGGGGGCCTGGCTTTAAGGAGGCTGGAATACAGCTGTGAAGGTTAGGCTGCTAAAGGGTGGGCCGGTTCATTGTACCAGTCAAGGAGGGGGGCAAAACAAAGGTGGGCTGGTACACTGTACTTCCATAGGGGGGGCACACTTTTACATTACACATTAGCAACACACTAACGCTGAATTATTAGCCCTAAATGAAAGATTTCCCTAAAAATGGTGCTTGAATTCAGACCACAAAGTGTTCCACATGAACTAAATGGCTATTACTGTTGAAGAGAATACTGACGTGTTTGACATGAGCCAGACCTGAGCGTCTTACCTTCGTAGAGCTGAGCGTACTGAGGGAATCCCGCTGCCCGCAGCCAATCACACGCCTCCTTTGCCTCGATCTCTGAAACACAGGTGGTATAGACACCGTTTCAGCATCGGCAGGGAAACATACATGGAAGCGCTGGGGCTGTCAGAAACCCATGGCCACCCCAGGTCCTGCTATTACAGGTGTGCCACTAAGAGCCTCTGGGCGtggaatatatacagtattataCGTTTATCTCCAGGTTGAAAGGCTGAAAGCCCACAGTGAAGCAAAAAACCACACACTCAAAGGTGGATGTGGAAGTCTTTGCTGTCAGCGATGATGTTTACTGAGCCTGACTCTCAGCCCTGCTTTACATCTTGTTTACAGCCCCCAGTGTTGACCTCCTGCTTGGAGTCGCGGCCGGCCTTCCTGGGAGCTCCATCCTCTGGCCCGAGACCCCCGGCTGCAGGGCGGTGGGAGGATTGATGTCGGGAAAGCAGGGCTCCCACAGAGCTCCTCGGACAGGAGAAACACGAAACAGACTCTCCTCTTTATTTTTGGCGCATGCTCAGGGCACGTGTGGctttcgaggggggggggggcagggggcgctGAAGCACGACACAGGAGTctttgatggaaaaaaaaaggccacCGCCACCCCCTGGGgaggcacagtgctgtacagggGGGGTCACGTGTACACACCACTGGCGTGTTCCCACACGCGGCCGGACAACAAGGGCGCTGTGTGACACCGCTGCTGGCTCCGTGAGCGACGAGTCAGTCGCTGACATTACCGCTGGCGTGTGGGGGGAGCTGACGTAACGGGGGGCATGGGGGAGGCGAGCCAAAGCCCATTCCCACAGCTCCGACGGACACTGCAAACACTCACTCGCTCATTGTCTACCACTAATGCTTCAGAACCACGGCTTCACTAATTCATTTTTGTCTAATTCTTGTCACGGTTAAGTCATATTTAACCACTTGACCACTTTGACTACTtgaaaagaagaagaagaaatcatttatttatgaaatctccataaataaacaaataagttAAATACTCTCCATGGTACAAGACAGCAGAAAACTAGGCAGTAACAGAACAACAACACACGGAAAGCTCATGAGTGACCAAAGCGTGCAGCATGGAAAGGCTTCGCAAAGTGCCATTTACACCGTTTAGACCCAGGTCGAGTTCCGTGCAGCATGAGGGTTATGGAACTGAACCAGGAACCATGAAGGTACTCAGGAGATCCGGCTCTGCTATGCAACTCAACACCTTCAGCGTGCTGCTGACACCACATTTACAGCGGAGAACTATGCACAGCTGGAGGCACTTATGAGGAAAGTCAAATAACAGAGTGAGCAAGAATGACTACGGCTTAACGTGACGGAAACCATGGGTAACACCTCAGGAACGACAGCCAAATTTATCGCTGATGATGACGGCACGGAGAGTATTGACAGCCTGTGCCTATTTGGATCAATCAACAACAGCAAAGGACCCAGCCTCAACAAAGATCAGCAATGATCTGAAAATACATGTGTGATTCTTTATGGACGTGAAAGCTGGACAAAGAAGAACTTTCACCTAAAGCACATTGAATATTGGACATACTGTATTTGAAGACCCAATAGATAGACAATGATGCTGGAAAAAGTTGAAGGTGGAGGAAGACAACCAATGAAAACATGGATGGACTCAACAGGCGGCAATTAACATGCCTTGAGAAGCCTGTAGACTTGGACAGGACACAGAAGGTTCTGGGGAATTCCGTCTAATTGGTCACCAGAATTCAACATTGACTTGACGGCACCTAAAACAAATAAAGTTTTAAAATGACGCTTTTCCCTAATTTCTAACCAACGATTCATCCAAAGCCTAAAGCCAACAAACCACAGTACATGCCACATGGCCTGGGCATCTGCTCTACCTCCACTGTACTGACAACCATGTAAACTGCcaaacaaatatttattttctacCCTAATTTCTGTATTTATGCAGTTTCATTGCTGGTACAGTACCGTTTAAACAAAGGCTCTGTTGGCGAATAACTGCGGGATTGCAAAACACAAGATTCATTTATTGTGGAGATCATGCATTGCAAGAGTGATTTCAGAATGAGCTGAAAGTGAAATCcctgatggatggattaatgaaGTGATGGTTGGATGAAATATAAATGATAGGGTATCGCTGCATAGAAAATGAACGACAAAAGTCACGTTTCTactacatttacatgtatttagCAGACAAATTTGTTCAAAGCGAAGTTCAGATGAGACAAATATCACATTGCAAACTTACAGCTGTCAAGGATTCGACGAGGAGTAAGTGCAGCTGGGAGCAGTATTAAGCCAGTAGAGGTGGTGTTTCCGAGAAACAAGGTACAAACTGCTGTTCTGCTACTGACCCCTAAAGGGACCATCTCCCAAATGAAGACTAGAATCCTAGACTCTGAGATTTAGTCTGATGCTCTGCTGATTGAGCTACTGAAAAGTTTGAAAGTAGAGTTTAGGGGTAATCTGGCTTCACATACTCACTGCTCACCCCAGTTAGAATCTCGACACTAGTGCATCCTGAGCAGTGAGCATGTGGTAAATACATCTATCATAActcctacccataatgcactgggCACAACTGTGGCCGTCCCACAATGCCTTGGAGCTTCAGCTC from Brienomyrus brachyistius isolate T26 chromosome 17, BBRACH_0.4, whole genome shotgun sequence harbors:
- the stard13b gene encoding stAR-related lipid transfer protein 13 isoform X5; the protein is MTGHIWSSFWNAILNLLYGTTFFSGFIDVAVKMNHEGAEIEAKEACDWLRAAGFPQYAQLYEDSQFPIDISAVKKDHDFLEKDLVEPLCRRLNTLNKCASMKLDVNLPKKKSEDSDEDDLLAISDRWTFEQSSRRWSRLQDFDCLLGGVGGSSPAGLALRNTTSSESVLTDLSEPEDSSLHSEGSGGSGPSEVSRRTCSDSAAMPDYTSLSLPPPAPPHRVVPLYGSLPTKGGRHGRVRAKDFLRRMELLRSRGPGVRERRSLAISAPILQQEPQALLTLPCRDIANGDTSPSELSAPPTCRGPASQSGSDGGSQSGGSDVSTPSVTDHWARNHKRGGMYLEDVDVFTGAHAKKVAEQNRRNEFRSYEDLVVHIPKDHKPGTFPKALSIESLSPTHGALVSGVATQEPRPVTQRYSRGSRVSIYDNVPGSHLYASTGDLIDLEKEDLFPHLDDILQHVSGLQQLVDHWSQNVLPEGGGGGQAPHPTFPIVLDFEGNSVLVGQMTPSDRGKDGVSINDTDSSGMRERRDSGVGASLTRPNRLRWPSFQISHRISRTVASFQITNQSAAQLSLLQKFSLLRLTAIMEKYSMSNKHGWTWSVPKFMKRMKVPDYKDKNVFGVPLIIHVQRFGQPLPVGLQQALQYLRSQCLDQVGLFRKSGVKSRIQALRQMNESSPEDVNYEDQSAYDVADMVKQFFRDLPEPLLTSKLGETFLHIYQYVPKEQRLQAVQAAIMLMSDENREVLQTLLCFLSDVTSSVEENQMTPMNIAVCLAPSLFHLNILKKDNLSPRAMQKKYATGRPDQKDLKENLAATQGLAHMITECNRLFEIPHEMVTQSRNSYVEAELQVPTLEELCRQSEQDDCSYRAHMDGLIQNLLKETRDKSKGWVSCSSANNTELSYKKVGDGNPLRRWRVSVEVEAPPSVVLNRVLRERHLWDVDLLQWKVCETLDRQTEVYQYALSRMPPHPSRDFVVLRSWRVDLPKGTCALVSVSVDHEDSTPMGGVRGVVLESQYLLEPCGSGKSRLTHICRIDLKGRTPDWYNKAFGHLCAAEVARIRNSFQPLTTEGPETKI
- the stard13b gene encoding stAR-related lipid transfer protein 13 isoform X1, which produces MDTRVIATLEGSQSLSIAVLPMVTYSVLDSSSGSGIGGTSIHRKSLSENRSVVFGLESPSRAFLEPIKGWVKKDRECLRKCVKATAPGPAEDVGHLADPLADPKDLSSVLDCTEEQDHTSICAFSLHECDCSPTALDSAEIMSHYPTGSATASCMELPLSPSQMGLLDKLVKSPALHEEELGDFHKLCSRPKESGHTVVPVESTDSVFTVPALGVTLRSLRLSAPSEAGPRVPEQTFDHQGLDTVVNIKASCIAFSDCNRCSVSRPCGSSRALFITESSDCSGGSSGDEDSEATIAGGWWSEARGELGGDGLCGVQGGRRLDRLVSSTSASESSCEAEEDTVNQLLRKLEQLHLDIEEALSVVSSPTDTLCVSGVGEQLLPGKDPLPATIWGTTARQALGDHSRTECSPDSLPPLHPRPPPTGTTPEVAVKMNHEGAEIEAKEACDWLRAAGFPQYAQLYEDSQFPIDISAVKKDHDFLEKDLVEPLCRRLNTLNKCASMKLDVNLPKKKSEDSDEDDLLAISDRWTFEQSSRRWSRLQDFDCLLGGVGGSSPAGLALRNTTSSESVLTDLSEPEDSSLHSEGSGGSGPSEVSRRTCSDSAAMPDYTSLSLPPPAPPHRVVPLYGSLPTKGGRHGRVRAKDFLRRMELLRSRGPGVRERRSLAISAPILQQEPQALLTLPCRDIANGDTSPSELSAPPTCRGPASQSGSDGGSQSGGSDVSTPSVTDHWARNHKRGGMYLEDVDVFTGAHAKKVAEQNRRNEFRSYEDLVVHIPKDHKPGTFPKALSIESLSPTHGALVSGVATQEPRPVTQRYSRGSRVSIYDNVPGSHLYASTGDLIDLEKEDLFPHLDDILQHVSGLQQLVDHWSQNVLPEGGGGGQAPHPTFPIVLDFEGNSVLVGQMTPSDRGKDGVSINDTDSSGMRERRDSGVGASLTRPNRLRWPSFQISHRISRTVASFQITNQSAAQLSLLQKFSLLRLTAIMEKYSMSNKHGWTWSVPKFMKRMKVPDYKDKNVFGVPLIIHVQRFGQPLPVGLQQALQYLRSQCLDQVGLFRKSGVKSRIQALRQMNESSPEDVNYEDQSAYDVADMVKQFFRDLPEPLLTSKLGETFLHIYQYVPKEQRLQAVQAAIMLMSDENREVLQTLLCFLSDVTSSVEENQMTPMNIAVCLAPSLFHLNILKKDNLSPRAMQKKYATGRPDQKDLKENLAATQGLAHMITECNRLFEIPHEMVTQSRNSYVEAELQVPTLEELCRQSEQDDCSYRAHMDGLIQNLLKETRDKSKGWVSCSSANNTELSYKKVGDGNPLRRWRVSVEVEAPPSVVLNRVLRERHLWDVDLLQWKVCETLDRQTEVYQYALSRMPPHPSRDFVVLRSWRVDLPKGTCALVSVSVDHEDSTPMGGVRGVVLESQYLLEPCGSGKSRLTHICRIDLKGRTPDWYNKAFGHLCAAEVARIRNSFQPLTTEGPETKI